The following nucleotide sequence is from Pseudomonadota bacterium.
GAAGGGTATGAAGTGTATTATTAAGGGTACGATCGTCAGTGCGAAATGAATAGCCCAGTATATGAAAACTTCCGGAAAATTGAAAAGATAAAGGAGGTTCGGCACTTAATTCTACACCGGTTAAAAAATTTAATTCGGAAGGAATACCCGATACGATTGCTTCTTTCGAGCCATCAATTGTATCATGATCTGTGATTGCAATTGCAGAAAGGCGCAAGCGTTGTGCTAACGCAATAATTTCCTGCGGAGAAAATGTTCCATCCGATGCATTAGAATGAATATGGAGATCTATGCTCCTGTTATCACTATAATCCAAGAGCTTTTTCCAACACCTCCTCTTTTGACTTGCAATCTATGCATTGAGAAGTTACCGGTCTTGCCTTAAGGCGTTTAACGGAAATATCACCTCCGCAAGATTCACATATTCCAAATGTGCCGTTTTCTATACGCTCAAGAGCAGCTTTGATCTTATAAATAAGTTTACTCTCCCTGTTTCTTATTCTAAGCAAGAAATTGCGTTCCGACTCGAG
It contains:
- the dksA gene encoding RNA polymerase-binding protein DksA, which translates into the protein MNKKDVEYFRKFLTQRLEELLNQADSTVSGMTDPKENFPDPTDRASLESERNFLLRIRNRESKLIYKIKAALERIENGTFGICESCGGDISVKRLKARPVTSQCIDCKSKEEVLEKALGL